One window from the genome of Rhodococcus sp. ABRD24 encodes:
- a CDS encoding ABC transporter ATP-binding protein: MPRFEPGRSPGTTAPGKHGAGTEGATGYSAPAITFDRVTVAYGRGRGATRALVDFNLRVARGETVALLGPSGSGKSTALKALAGFTRPTAGTVRLAGEDVTDLPPAKRGIGVVVQSYALFPHMRVAENVAFGLRAQRVPRSEIAGRVSDALAMVGMSAYGKRLPRELSGGQQQRVAIARALAIRPKVLLLDEPLAALDAQLRQSMLTELQELRAALPDTAMLYVTHDQSEALALADRIAVMRDARLVDIDTAENLWKRPPSSFTAAFLGGANLLPCRVTRVIGTSALVSVGGAPVTAHAPQPDIGRTEWKSDAGALLCLRPHAITLTSPVERGALPARIVASVWRGSSTRVTIALPELPETPIDVDVPGHDERPIGTEVGMRFPESGAVLVPAPEAVS; the protein is encoded by the coding sequence ATGCCCCGATTCGAGCCCGGGCGGTCCCCCGGCACCACCGCCCCCGGAAAGCACGGCGCAGGAACGGAAGGCGCCACCGGGTACTCCGCTCCCGCCATCACGTTCGATCGCGTGACCGTTGCCTACGGGCGCGGACGCGGGGCCACCCGGGCCCTGGTCGACTTCAACCTGCGCGTCGCTCGCGGCGAAACCGTCGCCCTACTCGGCCCCAGCGGCTCGGGCAAGTCCACCGCACTCAAGGCTCTGGCCGGTTTCACCCGGCCCACCGCTGGGACAGTGCGGCTGGCAGGCGAGGACGTCACCGACCTGCCGCCCGCCAAGCGCGGTATCGGTGTCGTCGTCCAGTCCTACGCCCTGTTCCCGCACATGCGCGTTGCCGAGAACGTCGCTTTCGGTCTTCGGGCGCAACGAGTTCCGCGGTCCGAGATCGCGGGCAGGGTATCCGACGCCCTCGCGATGGTGGGCATGTCGGCGTACGGCAAGCGGCTGCCGCGCGAGCTGTCGGGCGGGCAGCAGCAGCGCGTCGCGATCGCCCGCGCGCTCGCGATCCGCCCCAAGGTCCTGTTGCTCGACGAACCGCTCGCGGCCCTCGACGCGCAGCTGCGCCAGAGCATGCTCACCGAACTGCAGGAACTGCGGGCGGCGCTGCCCGACACCGCGATGCTGTACGTCACGCACGACCAGTCCGAGGCCCTGGCCCTCGCCGACCGCATCGCCGTCATGCGGGATGCCAGACTGGTGGATATCGACACTGCCGAAAACCTGTGGAAGCGTCCGCCGAGCAGCTTCACCGCGGCATTCCTGGGTGGTGCGAACCTGTTGCCCTGCAGGGTGACCCGCGTTATCGGTACCTCGGCCCTGGTATCGGTCGGGGGCGCTCCCGTGACTGCGCACGCACCGCAGCCCGACATCGGCCGCACCGAATGGAAGTCCGACGCGGGGGCCCTGCTGTGCCTGCGTCCGCATGCGATCACGCTCACCTCGCCCGTCGAGCGCGGCGCGCTGCCCGCCCGCATCGTCGCAAGCGTGTGGCGTGGATCGTCGACCCGAGTGACCATCGCGTTGCCGGAGCTGCCGGAGACCCCGATCGACGTCGACGTCCCCGGCCACGACGAGCGCCCGATCGGCACCGAGGTGGGCATGCGGTTCCCGGAAAGCGGAGCCGTCCTCGTGCCGGCTCCGGAGGCCGTGTCGTGA
- a CDS encoding 2-aminoethylphosphonate ABC transporter substrate-binding protein has protein sequence MSRNTKLFRIGIAAIAMTTAALTLTACGGTGTAASGDGGTVTVYSADGLAGWYKTQFAAFTEETGIAVNLVEAGSGEVVSRVGKEQSNPQADVVVTLPPFIQKADAQGLLEPSGIDTSAVPADVQDPAGKYVPVVDNYLSFIANPGANPAPATWDDLLTEQFKGKLQYSTPGQAGDGTAVLLLLQHLKGKEGALDYLAKLQTNNVGPSSSTGKLQPKVSNGELLVANGDVQMNLASIKDDGSKFNIFFPAETDGKRTTIALPYVMGLAKGAPHSDEAKKLMEYLLSEKAQKTVATDARGVSVRTDVRQAAGTSTDKSTPTGLVNGVEVWTPNWTDVLASLDADIAAYQKATGN, from the coding sequence ATGAGCAGGAACACCAAGCTCTTCCGTATCGGGATAGCGGCGATCGCGATGACCACCGCTGCTCTCACGCTGACCGCCTGCGGCGGCACCGGTACCGCCGCAAGCGGTGACGGCGGCACCGTCACCGTCTACAGTGCCGACGGCCTCGCAGGCTGGTACAAGACCCAGTTCGCAGCGTTCACCGAGGAGACCGGCATCGCCGTCAACCTCGTCGAGGCCGGCTCCGGTGAGGTCGTCTCGCGCGTCGGCAAGGAGCAGTCCAACCCGCAGGCCGACGTCGTCGTCACACTGCCGCCGTTCATCCAGAAGGCCGATGCGCAGGGCCTGCTCGAGCCGAGCGGCATCGACACTTCCGCGGTCCCCGCGGACGTACAGGACCCGGCCGGCAAGTACGTCCCGGTCGTCGACAACTACCTGTCGTTCATCGCGAACCCCGGCGCCAACCCTGCCCCGGCGACATGGGACGACCTGCTCACCGAGCAGTTCAAGGGCAAGCTGCAATACTCCACCCCCGGCCAGGCCGGCGACGGCACCGCCGTCCTGCTACTGCTGCAGCACCTCAAGGGCAAGGAGGGTGCACTCGACTACCTCGCGAAGCTGCAGACCAACAATGTGGGCCCGTCGTCGTCCACGGGCAAACTGCAGCCGAAGGTCAGCAACGGTGAGCTGCTCGTCGCGAACGGTGACGTCCAGATGAACCTCGCGTCCATCAAGGACGACGGCTCGAAGTTCAACATCTTCTTCCCCGCCGAGACCGACGGGAAGCGCACCACCATCGCGCTCCCCTACGTGATGGGACTGGCCAAGGGCGCACCGCACTCCGACGAGGCGAAGAAACTGATGGAGTACCTGCTCTCGGAGAAGGCACAGAAGACGGTTGCGACCGACGCTCGGGGTGTCTCGGTGCGCACCGATGTCCGTCAGGCAGCCGGCACGTCGACCGACAAGTCGACCCCGACCGGACTCGTGAACGGCGTCGAGGTGTGGACGCCGAATTGGACCGACGTCCTCGCCTCGCTGGACGCCGATATCGCCGCCTACCAGAAGGCCACCGGTAACTGA
- a CDS encoding phosphonatase-like hydrolase gives MAGTTVADDGLVLRAFDAAGTAAGLAPTGPEADAARQYVLDTMGQSKIVVFRALFGDEDRAQAANRAFEAAYDRLVDEGGATAIPGAAESITALREAGVKVALTTGFSRTTQDKLLAALGWQTLPDLTLSPAEAGRGRPYPDLVLTALMRLGIDDVKDVAVLGDTANDITSGRRAGASIVAGTLTGAHNEEQLRSAGPTHVVPSVREFTELVLSHDN, from the coding sequence ATGGCCGGCACCACTGTCGCCGACGACGGCCTCGTGCTGCGCGCCTTCGACGCGGCCGGTACCGCCGCGGGGCTCGCGCCGACCGGCCCCGAGGCCGATGCCGCCCGCCAGTACGTGCTCGACACCATGGGACAGTCCAAGATCGTCGTCTTCCGTGCACTGTTCGGCGACGAGGACCGCGCCCAGGCCGCGAACCGTGCATTCGAGGCCGCATACGACCGTCTCGTCGACGAAGGCGGCGCAACCGCCATTCCCGGTGCCGCCGAGTCGATCACCGCGCTACGCGAGGCCGGCGTCAAGGTTGCGCTGACGACCGGGTTCAGCCGAACCACGCAGGACAAGCTGCTGGCCGCGCTCGGCTGGCAGACGCTACCCGACCTCACGCTCTCCCCCGCAGAGGCCGGCCGCGGGCGCCCCTACCCCGATCTGGTCCTCACCGCCCTCATGCGCCTGGGCATCGATGACGTGAAAGATGTTGCAGTGTTGGGTGATACAGCGAACGACATCACGAGCGGCCGGAGGGCGGGAGCCTCGATCGTCGCGGGCACGCTGACCGGCGCCCACAACGAGGAGCAGTTGCGCTCCGCCGGACCGACCCATGTCGTGCCGTCGGTCCGCGAGTTCACCGAGCTCGTTCTCTCGCACGACAACTGA
- a CDS encoding TIGR03364 family FAD-dependent oxidoreductase, which produces MRIAIVGGGILGTAHADEAIRRGHDVIHLERELEARGATVRNFGLVWVSGRAEHELEASLRSRELWADLARRVPEIGFRAAGSMTLLRTPEELAVAEDMVARADADARGFALLEPDAVRAVNPALRGKFLAGLHCTRDGAVESRIALPAIRRHLEATGRYTFHAGTEAREISTSEVGVRIRDDHDRTFDADLVIVCPGATLGGLARDLAGELPLRRVRLQMMQTAPLGEALTTAIADGDSMRYYPAFAGSALDALRGAQPQDPIAAEHRMQMLCVQRLHGGLTIGDTHEYDEPFDFDVDEAPYQHLTSVVEELLGRNLPQIVKRWAGVYSQCLDPKQLVHRAQPTDGVWVVAGPGGRGMTLGPALAEQTADQLGL; this is translated from the coding sequence ATGCGAATTGCAATTGTGGGCGGAGGAATCCTCGGAACGGCGCATGCCGACGAGGCGATCCGTCGAGGACATGACGTCATCCATCTCGAACGCGAACTCGAGGCGCGCGGTGCCACCGTACGCAACTTCGGATTGGTGTGGGTATCCGGCCGAGCCGAGCACGAGCTGGAGGCGTCGCTGCGCTCCCGCGAGCTGTGGGCCGATCTGGCCCGCCGCGTTCCGGAGATCGGTTTCCGCGCGGCCGGGTCGATGACGCTGCTGCGCACGCCTGAAGAGCTCGCGGTCGCGGAGGACATGGTGGCCCGCGCCGACGCCGACGCCCGCGGTTTCGCACTGCTCGAGCCCGATGCGGTGCGCGCGGTGAACCCGGCATTGCGCGGCAAGTTCCTCGCAGGCCTGCACTGCACCCGAGACGGCGCTGTCGAGTCCCGCATCGCGCTGCCCGCGATTCGCCGCCACCTCGAGGCAACCGGCCGCTACACCTTCCACGCCGGCACCGAGGCTCGTGAGATCAGCACCAGCGAGGTGGGCGTGCGGATCCGAGACGATCACGACCGCACGTTCGATGCCGACCTGGTGATCGTGTGCCCCGGCGCAACGCTGGGCGGACTGGCCCGCGACCTGGCCGGCGAGCTTCCGCTGCGCCGCGTGCGCCTGCAGATGATGCAGACCGCACCGCTCGGTGAGGCACTCACCACCGCGATCGCCGACGGCGACAGCATGCGCTACTACCCGGCGTTCGCCGGCTCGGCCCTCGACGCGCTGCGAGGCGCTCAGCCGCAGGATCCGATTGCCGCGGAGCACCGCATGCAGATGCTCTGCGTCCAGCGCCTGCACGGCGGACTCACCATCGGCGACACCCACGAGTACGACGAGCCCTTCGACTTCGACGTGGACGAGGCGCCGTACCAGCACCTGACCAGCGTGGTCGAGGAGCTGCTGGGCCGCAACCTGCCGCAGATCGTCAAGCGCTGGGCCGGTGTCTACAGCCAGTGCCTGGACCCGAAGCAGTTGGTGCACCGCGCACAGCCGACCGACGGCGTGTGGGTGGTCGCCGGACCGGGCGGGCGCGGCATGACCCTCGGCCCTGCCCTTGCCGAACAGACCGCCGACCAACTGGGCCTCTAG
- a CDS encoding HD family phosphohydrolase, whose protein sequence is MNDDAIVLEETAVLLDSLREVFDGEAVDQLDHALQAAGHAMADGADDELVLASALHDLARSPLLGLPRDVAHDRFARDWLTPRFGDRVGWLAGAHVAAKRYLVATEPGYGDTLSAESVATLRAQGGPAVDEEWSSHPWWPAALQLRRYDDRAKVPGAQAPTIDDVVAVARRVRSGGIAAAG, encoded by the coding sequence ATGAACGACGACGCGATCGTGCTCGAAGAGACTGCTGTGCTGCTGGATTCGCTGCGTGAAGTGTTCGATGGTGAGGCGGTCGACCAACTCGATCATGCCTTGCAGGCGGCTGGGCATGCGATGGCCGACGGCGCCGACGACGAGTTGGTGCTCGCGAGCGCGCTGCACGACCTCGCGCGTAGTCCGCTGCTGGGTCTGCCCCGCGATGTCGCGCACGACCGGTTCGCGCGGGACTGGCTGACGCCGCGGTTCGGCGATCGGGTGGGTTGGCTCGCTGGCGCGCACGTCGCGGCCAAGCGGTATCTCGTGGCCACCGAACCCGGCTACGGCGACACACTGTCTGCGGAATCCGTTGCGACACTGAGGGCACAGGGCGGGCCGGCGGTGGATGAGGAATGGTCGTCGCATCCCTGGTGGCCGGCCGCGCTGCAGCTGCGCCGCTACGACGACCGCGCGAAAGTACCTGGGGCGCAGGCGCCCACGATTGACGACGTCGTAGCGGTGGCCCGTCGAGTGCGCTCTGGTGGGATCGCGGCGGCGGGATGA
- a CDS encoding GntR family transcriptional regulator, translating to MTVESLPKHYLVRTQVEDLLADLSEGDAVPAERELAARYGVSRETVRQALQELLVAGRVERRGRGTVVARPKLVQPLSLGSYTEGTLSQGRVPGRFLVRWEEIDAHAKLAEILEIGLGDMVIHLERVLLADGERIGLESTYLPRRRFPDLAETFDPGTSLYAWIRARGVAFTTATERIETALPTPREAALVESSTAMPMIKLHRVSRDADGVPIERVRSLYRGDRMAFVTELR from the coding sequence ATGACAGTCGAGAGTCTCCCCAAGCACTACCTGGTGCGGACTCAGGTGGAGGACCTGCTTGCCGACCTGTCGGAGGGGGACGCAGTGCCGGCTGAGCGGGAACTCGCTGCCCGCTACGGCGTCTCGCGCGAGACGGTCCGACAGGCCCTACAGGAGTTGCTGGTGGCGGGGCGTGTCGAGCGTCGTGGCCGCGGCACCGTCGTGGCGCGCCCTAAGCTGGTGCAGCCGTTGTCGCTCGGCTCGTACACCGAGGGGACACTGAGTCAGGGTCGGGTGCCGGGGCGTTTCCTGGTGCGGTGGGAGGAGATCGACGCGCACGCGAAGCTAGCGGAGATCCTCGAGATCGGCCTGGGGGACATGGTGATTCATCTGGAGCGCGTGCTGCTCGCCGACGGTGAGCGCATCGGTCTGGAGAGCACGTACTTGCCGCGCCGGCGTTTTCCGGATCTCGCTGAGACCTTCGACCCGGGTACTTCGCTGTATGCGTGGATCAGGGCGCGCGGCGTAGCGTTCACGACGGCGACTGAACGTATCGAAACCGCGTTGCCCACGCCGAGGGAGGCGGCACTGGTGGAGTCGAGCACAGCGATGCCGATGATCAAGCTGCACCGTGTCTCCCGGGATGCCGATGGCGTGCCGATCGAGCGTGTCCGGTCGCTGTATCGCGGTGACCGGATGGCGTTCGTTACCGAGCTTCGCTGA
- a CDS encoding flavodoxin domain-containing protein — translation MTGGSAVKVLVAYASRHGATTGIAERITEVIRSGGHTADLVELPVSMSLEGYDACVIGSSVYMRHWEKAASSFVHDHRDGLVARPVWLFTSGPLGDSEVDEQGNNVRDAATPQELQDLTDAIAPREHHMFFGALDPKTLGVGARLMRKLPAGRKLLPEGDFRDWPEIENWAKAITRTLDSM, via the coding sequence ATGACAGGGGGTTCCGCTGTGAAGGTTCTCGTCGCATACGCAAGCCGGCATGGCGCCACCACCGGGATCGCGGAGCGCATCACCGAAGTGATCCGGTCCGGCGGACACACGGCGGATCTCGTGGAACTACCGGTCTCGATGTCGCTGGAGGGCTACGACGCCTGCGTCATCGGTAGTTCCGTGTATATGAGGCACTGGGAGAAGGCGGCGAGTTCGTTCGTCCACGACCACCGCGACGGCCTTGTCGCGCGTCCCGTCTGGCTGTTCACCAGCGGTCCCCTCGGGGATTCCGAGGTCGACGAGCAGGGGAACAACGTACGCGACGCCGCGACGCCGCAGGAACTGCAGGACCTCACGGATGCCATCGCACCCCGCGAGCATCACATGTTCTTCGGCGCCTTGGACCCGAAGACCCTCGGCGTGGGAGCTCGTTTGATGCGCAAGCTGCCCGCCGGACGAAAGCTCCTACCCGAAGGCGACTTCCGGGATTGGCCGGAAATCGAGAACTGGGCCAAGGCCATCACTCGGACGCTGGACTCGATGTGA
- a CDS encoding DUF1109 domain-containing protein has translation MITVFALLVLVCINYDWWPSRFGNRQWADPLLFGGVALLILAVAGLVWAIRTLYVVGQDRRWSWWILPAPLAVVGVLAIGLLLPPPDFDAMRPQFEQTAKDLLASTERIRANVEIGPFDIISVRKDPGGAVFFTEAPILASSTISGWVYSPAGNPAGFDDFSSTHIGGPWYEFTAVW, from the coding sequence ATGATCACCGTCTTCGCACTGCTCGTGCTGGTCTGCATCAATTACGACTGGTGGCCGTCACGGTTCGGCAATAGGCAGTGGGCGGACCCACTCCTTTTCGGTGGAGTTGCATTGCTGATACTCGCAGTGGCGGGGCTGGTCTGGGCGATCCGCACGCTCTACGTCGTGGGGCAGGACCGTCGATGGTCGTGGTGGATCCTGCCTGCCCCGCTCGCCGTGGTCGGCGTGCTGGCGATCGGCCTACTGCTGCCTCCGCCGGACTTCGACGCGATGCGTCCCCAGTTCGAGCAGACGGCAAAGGACTTGCTTGCCAGCACAGAACGCATTCGCGCGAATGTGGAGATCGGTCCGTTCGACATCATCTCTGTGAGGAAGGATCCAGGCGGTGCTGTCTTCTTCACCGAAGCTCCAATACTCGCGAGCAGCACCATTAGTGGGTGGGTCTATTCCCCGGCGGGGAATCCCGCGGGCTTCGACGACTTCTCGTCAACCCACATTGGTGGACCTTGGTACGAGTTCACCGCCGTGTGGTGA
- a CDS encoding transposase, with the protein MADRPRRSGRRYPVDRDSASAGTLQWWPARDFRPVAPEGHTDVLRILDEHRVDLVKQNGRLVNQLHALLRELFPGGMERDFDTEDAAGQLKAFSPETTADAMRKNVALDIVGDLRRARFQIEDITARIKTDLAASGTKLLKIPGVSIVTAARILARTGDPTRFVNEAAFANYSGTAPIEVASADKQRHRLSRSGDRTLNSAIHIVAVTQARTPSSDGYAYHQRKMAEGKTSREAMRCLKRQVAKRLWRTMLHDFRERLDVPLTA; encoded by the coding sequence GTGGCTGATCGGCCGCGGCGAAGCGGTCGTCGATATCCCGTCGACCGCGACAGCGCGAGTGCGGGAACTCTCCAGTGGTGGCCGGCGCGCGATTTCCGGCCGGTCGCCCCGGAAGGCCACACCGACGTCCTGCGGATTCTCGACGAACACCGGGTCGACCTGGTCAAACAGAACGGCCGGCTCGTCAACCAGCTCCACGCCCTGCTGCGCGAGCTGTTCCCCGGAGGCATGGAACGGGACTTCGACACCGAGGACGCCGCCGGTCAGCTCAAAGCGTTCTCGCCGGAGACGACTGCGGATGCGATGCGCAAGAACGTGGCCCTCGACATTGTCGGGGACCTGCGGCGGGCCCGGTTCCAGATCGAGGACATCACCGCCCGAATCAAGACCGATCTCGCTGCCAGCGGCACCAAGCTGCTGAAGATCCCGGGCGTCAGCATCGTCACCGCAGCCCGGATCCTCGCCCGCACCGGCGATCCCACCAGGTTCGTGAACGAGGCGGCGTTCGCGAACTACAGCGGCACGGCGCCGATCGAGGTCGCCAGCGCCGACAAGCAGCGCCATCGACTGTCCAGGTCCGGTGACCGCACCCTGAACTCGGCGATCCACATCGTCGCCGTCACCCAAGCTAGGACACCCAGCAGCGACGGATACGCCTACCACCAGCGCAAGATGGCCGAAGGGAAGACTTCACGAGAGGCGATGCGGTGCCTCAAACGGCAAGTCGCGAAACGCCTCTGGCGCACCATGCTTCACGACTTTCGCGAGCGTCTTGATGTGCCGCTAACCGCATGA
- a CDS encoding alpha/beta fold hydrolase — protein sequence MPKIGRFKNDASKLSYDRVYQALEGTWPVPSTQLDIPTSFGTTHVRKSGSGTETPIVLVHSLGANCLQWHIVIEDLCRDRVVYALDTIGTPGRSVQTAPITGESDFATWVDEVLNKLGVDRVHLVGYSQGAWHAVLVALHSPERVASVTLIEPGGVFDKPSWGVLLKMIRAGMRRTDESIRKLNDWLSPGYVLGDLEFTLAKEALNYRPGIGWARMLKDAEVQSITVPMLVIYGAETVVSNPERVAARLADLLPAAEVEIFAGTGHGILGHIPNQVIPRLMTFVRNHDDAKRK from the coding sequence ATGCCGAAGATCGGACGATTCAAGAACGACGCATCGAAGCTGTCATACGACCGCGTCTACCAGGCATTGGAAGGCACATGGCCGGTTCCGTCGACACAGTTGGACATCCCAACATCGTTCGGAACCACCCATGTCCGTAAGTCGGGGTCCGGCACGGAGACGCCGATCGTCCTGGTGCACTCTCTCGGGGCTAACTGTCTGCAATGGCACATCGTCATCGAGGATCTGTGCCGAGACCGCGTCGTGTACGCACTGGACACGATCGGCACTCCGGGGCGCAGCGTCCAGACCGCCCCGATCACCGGAGAATCCGACTTCGCCACCTGGGTCGACGAGGTATTGAACAAACTCGGGGTCGACCGTGTCCACCTGGTCGGCTACTCGCAGGGTGCATGGCACGCCGTTCTCGTAGCACTCCATTCTCCTGAACGAGTGGCGAGTGTGACGCTCATCGAGCCGGGAGGAGTCTTCGACAAGCCATCGTGGGGTGTGCTGCTGAAGATGATCCGGGCCGGGATGCGCCGCACCGACGAAAGTATCCGCAAGCTCAACGATTGGCTGTCTCCGGGGTACGTCCTCGGCGACCTCGAGTTCACCCTCGCCAAAGAAGCCCTGAACTACCGCCCTGGGATTGGATGGGCTCGAATGCTCAAGGATGCAGAAGTGCAGTCGATCACGGTTCCGATGCTGGTGATCTACGGCGCCGAGACGGTGGTCTCCAATCCCGAGCGGGTGGCAGCGCGACTGGCTGATCTTCTACCTGCAGCGGAAGTCGAGATTTTCGCCGGCACTGGCCACGGAATCCTCGGACACATCCCCAATCAGGTGATTCCCCGACTCATGACTTTCGTCCGCAATCACGACGACGCGAAGCGCAAATGA
- a CDS encoding TetR/AcrR family transcriptional regulator, which translates to MPRLVDHEVRRREITDAVRRVIVDGGLAAVTFQSVAAEAGISVRLVQYYFGTKREFLLATHQAVRQDAGARLMQELSVVGPEATPREIITAFLVAMLPLDQQRRDEAIVLGAFHTAALTGQGIAAEETLTAPSELTALISGQLQRVTDRDAVMPSMDPDLDAELILAATGGLAQGMLPGYGTAELALQLVERLLDRVLGSRNPQSNP; encoded by the coding sequence ATGCCGCGACTGGTCGACCATGAAGTGAGGCGACGGGAGATCACCGATGCGGTGCGGCGAGTGATCGTCGACGGTGGGCTCGCGGCGGTGACGTTTCAGTCCGTTGCTGCCGAGGCTGGGATCTCGGTTCGGCTCGTGCAGTACTACTTCGGTACGAAGCGGGAGTTCCTTCTCGCGACACATCAGGCCGTGCGTCAGGACGCAGGTGCTCGTCTAATGCAGGAGTTGTCCGTCGTGGGTCCGGAAGCGACTCCCCGCGAGATCATTACCGCGTTCCTGGTCGCCATGCTCCCGCTCGATCAACAGCGTCGCGACGAAGCAATCGTTCTCGGTGCCTTCCATACTGCCGCGCTGACCGGACAGGGAATCGCCGCCGAGGAAACCCTAACTGCCCCAAGTGAGTTGACAGCGCTCATCTCCGGCCAGCTTCAGCGAGTGACCGATCGGGACGCGGTCATGCCGTCAATGGATCCTGACCTCGATGCGGAACTGATTCTGGCAGCTACGGGCGGGCTCGCCCAGGGGATGCTTCCTGGCTACGGCACGGCGGAACTGGCTCTCCAGCTCGTCGAGCGCCTTCTCGACCGCGTACTCGGGTCAAGGAATCCTCAGTCCAATCCGTAG
- a CDS encoding serine hydrolase domain-containing protein → MKTDQAPPAVVPVSGAVRPPFEQVADVFARTVARQRGGGAALCIYQDGEAVVDLVGGAYETDSLQQVFSVSKGIVAIAAAIAHAEGLIDLDAPVAQYWPEFRRASTEKITARMILGHRAGLSAVADPLTLDDLLAGGLDAAVVRQEPYWEPGTAHGYAAFTFGALMNGVFTHAAGEDVASFVQRRVAGPLGAEFWFGAPTDQLARLVPVEFGEPVLTPAQAQGFSDPSFIPDGSFVEIHADIAGFFNNPAVVQAGWPAMSGVSSARDLARIFAAAIGDVDGTRLLDGAAVAQMTETQSIGPDRMLGYETHFGSGIELAHTHLPLLGDRSFGHQGAGGSLVCADAERGISMAFTTNLSPAVVGVSDQALLLLAALRHCLTHSA, encoded by the coding sequence ATGAAGACCGATCAAGCACCACCCGCTGTCGTGCCCGTTTCGGGCGCCGTACGTCCGCCGTTCGAGCAGGTCGCGGACGTCTTCGCGCGCACGGTTGCTCGTCAGAGGGGAGGCGGAGCCGCACTGTGCATCTACCAGGACGGCGAGGCAGTCGTAGACCTCGTCGGAGGGGCATACGAGACCGACTCTCTGCAACAGGTCTTCTCGGTATCGAAGGGCATCGTGGCGATCGCCGCGGCGATCGCGCACGCCGAAGGCCTGATCGACCTCGACGCCCCGGTGGCGCAGTACTGGCCCGAGTTCCGCCGAGCGTCGACCGAGAAGATCACCGCGCGGATGATCCTCGGTCACCGCGCCGGGCTGTCTGCGGTCGCGGATCCGCTTACGCTCGATGATCTTCTGGCCGGCGGTCTGGACGCGGCCGTCGTTCGGCAGGAGCCATATTGGGAACCGGGAACCGCCCATGGCTACGCCGCATTCACTTTCGGTGCCTTGATGAACGGTGTCTTCACGCACGCAGCCGGAGAAGACGTGGCGTCGTTCGTGCAGCGCCGTGTCGCCGGGCCCCTCGGCGCGGAGTTCTGGTTCGGCGCTCCGACGGATCAGCTCGCTCGACTCGTGCCCGTCGAGTTCGGCGAGCCTGTACTCACCCCTGCTCAGGCTCAAGGATTCTCGGATCCGAGCTTCATTCCGGACGGGAGTTTCGTCGAGATCCACGCTGACATTGCAGGGTTCTTCAACAACCCCGCGGTCGTCCAGGCCGGCTGGCCCGCAATGTCGGGCGTGAGCTCTGCGCGCGATCTTGCCAGGATCTTCGCCGCCGCCATCGGCGATGTCGACGGAACGCGACTCCTCGACGGCGCCGCGGTCGCGCAGATGACCGAAACCCAATCCATCGGGCCAGACCGAATGCTCGGTTACGAAACGCATTTCGGCTCGGGAATCGAGCTCGCACACACGCACCTCCCGCTTCTGGGGGATCGATCCTTCGGACATCAGGGGGCGGGTGGATCGCTGGTGTGTGCCGATGCCGAGCGTGGCATCTCGATGGCGTTCACCACGAACCTGTCGCCTGCCGTTGTCGGCGTGAGCGATCAAGCACTCCTCCTCCTGGCAGCGCTACGGCATTGCCTCACTCACTCGGCATGA